In Paenibacillus sp. G2S3, a single window of DNA contains:
- a CDS encoding LysR family transcriptional regulator: MFDDLDVFAAVVEHSSLNRASRQLNLSQPALSRKISKLEERLGVALFNRYGKRLELTEVGRLTYSYALEQRQQRSKFLEALSKYKEGEPKLVTLGASLTSLQTTLPPLVNAYMEKYPSAELKLITGRTHEIVSSVSEGKSDIGLIASSIQEPGLRCISLFEDQLRLVVSEHHPLNQSSKLTMDDLSRLPMILFSKGTWYRRLTDDLFQRCGIDPDVRMEIDSFEAIVRLLPTVNVAALLPKSYLRPQLLNGGGLVSLHIKELEQTQRTTCLIYRDDGSLSTAARSLVQVTEEMFLTEREK, from the coding sequence ATGTTTGACGATTTAGATGTTTTTGCAGCGGTTGTAGAGCATTCCAGTTTAAATCGGGCCTCACGCCAGCTCAATCTGTCCCAGCCTGCCCTATCCCGTAAAATCTCCAAGCTGGAAGAACGTCTGGGTGTCGCGTTATTTAATCGTTATGGCAAGCGGCTGGAGTTAACCGAGGTTGGGCGTCTTACTTATTCCTACGCGCTTGAACAACGGCAGCAGCGCTCTAAATTTCTGGAGGCTTTGTCTAAATACAAAGAAGGCGAGCCAAAGCTGGTCACCTTAGGGGCGTCACTCACCTCACTGCAGACCACTCTGCCTCCACTGGTTAATGCATATATGGAGAAATACCCTTCAGCAGAGCTGAAGCTAATCACAGGCCGAACGCATGAGATTGTCTCCTCTGTCAGTGAAGGAAAATCAGATATAGGTCTAATCGCTTCCTCCATCCAAGAGCCTGGGCTGCGCTGTATTTCTCTGTTTGAGGATCAACTTCGACTGGTTGTTTCTGAGCATCATCCTCTGAATCAATCATCAAAGCTAACCATGGATGATCTGTCCCGGCTGCCCATGATCCTCTTCTCCAAAGGCACGTGGTATCGCCGTCTAACAGACGATCTGTTCCAGCGCTGTGGGATTGATCCAGACGTACGTATGGAGATTGACTCCTTCGAAGCCATCGTGCGGCTACTGCCGACGGTCAATGTGGCTGCTTTGCTGCCTAAGTCTTATCTGCGTCCGCAGCTGTTAAACGGCGGCGGGCTGGTATCTCTGCATATTAAGGAGCTGGAGCAGACGCAGCGAACTACCTGTCTGATTTACCGTGACGATGGAAGCCTGAGCACAGCGGCTCGCAGCCTGGTACAGGTTACAGAAGAGATGTTTCTGACGGAACGAGAGAAGTAA
- a CDS encoding TrkA family potassium uptake protein → MKAQQFVVIGLGRFGSSLALELMEMGYEVLGIDHQEERVEDMSDHLTHAVVADATDEGIMRSLGVRNFDCGIVAIGDNMERSILAAILLKEIGVKQVVAKAISILHGRALSRLGVDRVIFPERDMGIRVAHQLVTPNLLDYIELSKDYKIVELTVPSCMNGKSLSDLNTRAKYGCSIVALNRESGIIVAPTAHDHLSEGDVMVLIGSNESIDRFEEEVVNQE, encoded by the coding sequence ATGAAAGCACAGCAATTTGTAGTAATCGGCTTAGGCCGCTTCGGTTCAAGTCTCGCGCTTGAGCTGATGGAAATGGGCTACGAGGTGCTCGGCATCGATCACCAAGAGGAGCGCGTGGAGGATATGAGCGATCATCTGACGCATGCGGTAGTGGCTGATGCTACAGATGAAGGGATTATGCGCTCGCTCGGCGTACGGAACTTTGACTGTGGGATTGTAGCGATTGGTGACAATATGGAACGAAGTATTCTGGCGGCGATATTGTTAAAAGAGATTGGAGTCAAGCAAGTAGTAGCCAAGGCGATCTCGATCCTTCATGGTCGTGCGTTGTCCAGGCTGGGCGTAGACCGGGTTATTTTTCCGGAGCGGGATATGGGGATTCGGGTGGCGCATCAGCTCGTGACGCCCAATTTGCTGGATTATATTGAACTGTCCAAGGATTATAAAATCGTTGAGCTAACCGTGCCTTCCTGCATGAACGGGAAAAGCTTGTCGGATTTAAATACAAGAGCGAAATATGGCTGCAGTATTGTTGCCCTGAACCGGGAAAGTGGAATTATAGTTGCTCCAACGGCGCATGATCATTTGAGTGAGGGCGACGTTATGGTACTCATTGGTTCTAATGAAAGTATTGATCGATTTGAGGAGGAAGTTGTAAACCAAGAATAA
- a CDS encoding TrkH family potassium uptake protein, with translation MVLGFASIILIGALLLMLPISSTSQNALSFIDALFTSTSATCVTGLVVLDTGTTFTIFGKTVIMVLIQVGGLGFMTMATLFAMMMKRKISLRDRLILQEAMNQGSMEGIVRLIRRVLIYSLVIEGCAAVLLSIRWAFDMPLGKAIYFGIFHAVSMFNNAGFDIFGDFRSLTDYVYDPLVNIVVMFLIVSGGIGFIVMSDLVEFRVKRKLSLHSKVVLSTTAGLILIGALVIFIFEFTNQRTLGNLNFGGKILSAFFQSVSPRTAGANTVDIAGLRQASQFFMVILMFIGASPGSTGGGIKTTTFTLMIGAVIAMLRGREDVVLFRYRLAQERIYKALTLTLLALLLVLSVSMLLSTTEDSNFLAILFETTSAFATVGLSMGLTPELSVIGKILICLTMFAGRLGPLTLVYALGPKQGKPLYKHPEGKIIIG, from the coding sequence ATGGTGCTCGGTTTTGCATCGATTATTCTGATAGGCGCCTTGCTGCTTATGCTTCCCATTTCGAGTACTAGCCAGAATGCATTGAGTTTTATTGATGCGTTGTTTACTTCGACTTCGGCAACCTGCGTGACAGGACTTGTGGTGCTGGACACCGGGACGACATTCACCATTTTTGGGAAAACCGTGATTATGGTGCTAATCCAGGTCGGCGGCTTAGGGTTTATGACGATGGCGACCTTATTTGCCATGATGATGAAACGTAAAATTTCCTTGCGGGACAGACTGATCCTACAGGAAGCGATGAACCAAGGCTCAATGGAGGGGATTGTTCGACTGATCCGGAGGGTACTTATTTATTCTTTGGTCATCGAAGGCTGTGCAGCGGTGCTACTGTCCATACGCTGGGCATTTGATATGCCGCTCGGCAAGGCCATTTATTTTGGGATATTTCATGCGGTATCCATGTTTAATAATGCTGGATTTGATATTTTCGGGGATTTCCGGAGTTTAACCGATTATGTATATGACCCGCTTGTGAATATCGTAGTGATGTTTCTGATTGTCTCCGGCGGAATCGGTTTTATTGTCATGTCGGATCTGGTGGAGTTTCGTGTCAAACGTAAATTATCTTTGCATAGCAAAGTTGTACTCTCTACCACTGCAGGGCTTATTCTTATCGGCGCTTTGGTCATTTTTATATTTGAATTTACGAATCAGCGCACACTGGGTAATCTGAATTTCGGCGGCAAAATATTATCGGCATTCTTTCAGTCTGTATCGCCCCGAACCGCTGGTGCCAACACGGTGGATATTGCCGGGCTGCGGCAAGCCTCGCAGTTCTTTATGGTTATCCTTATGTTTATTGGTGCATCACCGGGTTCAACAGGTGGCGGGATCAAGACTACAACCTTTACCCTTATGATTGGTGCAGTAATCGCGATGCTACGCGGGCGTGAAGATGTTGTGCTGTTCCGTTATCGATTGGCTCAGGAGCGTATCTATAAAGCGTTGACGTTAACTTTACTGGCTTTACTATTGGTCCTCTCTGTGTCGATGTTACTGTCCACAACAGAGGATAGTAATTTCTTAGCAATACTATTCGAGACGACCTCAGCCTTTGCTACGGTTGGACTAAGTATGGGGCTGACACCTGAACTGTCTGTTATCGGCAAGATTCTGATTTGTCTGACGATGTTTGCGGGTCGGCTAGGTCCATTAACATTAGTGTATGCGCTTGGACCAAAACAGGGTAAACCATTGTATAAGCACCCAGAAGGTAAAATAATTATTGGATAG
- a CDS encoding CPBP family intramembrane glutamic endopeptidase produces the protein MNPVGQPLQQRALSKRLIISGIIGLILFIMFQIAPSVLNSPAGEDSTVISKAEARDKAISFAEQKLNYTHAPNDQWNVLYETDSSFYGYMSREKLLEDYTKKKLDQRYPFDIFRVTLSPSAEQEPLISVDLNMYTGAVVAFTQGAEGSGAGLPSTVSTSAKEEDKGTALSLAQKENLARPWLQEWDVNPAKLQIESNTGNYGLVYTDRSVQIGESLLHYYFDFAGEQVSSFKAGFTAPAWHTSYVKDQTSLAEKLTLFGYGLPTLALGLLALIYSILRREHTSFKRGIFLSSAYFVIMMISTYNMLPESSGEGLEAQITSVIMFIIYALYSLLMSSLLYFSLVGGDGLWKKEEGMNPWPRAKEPGYGKYVLDSIRAGYVWAFVLLGVQTLMFIVLSFTLQNWSTTDATQSPYNMRYAWLLPIVAWLAGLSEEAIYRFFGIPMLKKVFRSTFIACLITTLVWAFGHTLYPIYPISSRPIELTVIGLLFSYIFLRYGFIAVMFSHVVFDSILMGATLIFMKESVNVGAGIFAIIMPFIVAYIVYRFNPPQKSEPKPVEPTSVI, from the coding sequence ATGAATCCCGTTGGCCAGCCCTTACAGCAACGTGCCCTCTCCAAGAGGCTCATCATCTCGGGCATTATCGGTCTTATTCTATTTATTATGTTTCAGATTGCTCCCTCGGTGCTAAATAGCCCTGCCGGGGAAGATTCTACTGTCATCAGCAAGGCGGAAGCCCGCGACAAAGCGATATCATTCGCAGAACAAAAGCTAAACTACACCCATGCACCAAATGATCAGTGGAATGTACTGTACGAAACGGACTCTTCCTTTTATGGTTATATGTCCCGCGAGAAGCTTTTGGAGGACTATACAAAGAAGAAATTGGATCAACGATATCCTTTTGACATTTTCCGTGTAACACTTAGTCCTTCAGCGGAACAAGAGCCACTGATCTCCGTTGACCTCAATATGTATACTGGCGCAGTTGTCGCTTTCACACAAGGTGCAGAAGGATCAGGTGCCGGGTTACCAAGCACTGTATCCACCAGTGCAAAAGAAGAGGACAAGGGTACTGCCTTGTCTCTAGCACAAAAAGAAAATCTTGCCCGCCCTTGGCTTCAGGAATGGGATGTGAATCCCGCCAAGCTGCAAATTGAGTCGAATACGGGAAACTACGGGCTCGTGTATACAGATCGTTCCGTGCAGATCGGTGAATCCTTGCTACACTATTATTTCGATTTCGCTGGCGAACAGGTATCCAGCTTTAAAGCAGGATTCACTGCTCCAGCCTGGCATACCTCCTACGTGAAGGACCAGACCTCTCTCGCGGAAAAGCTTACTCTATTCGGCTACGGTCTGCCTACCTTAGCTTTAGGACTTCTGGCACTTATCTACAGCATACTTAGAAGAGAACATACCTCCTTTAAGCGTGGAATATTCCTAAGCTCGGCTTATTTTGTAATCATGATGATCAGCACCTATAATATGCTTCCTGAATCCTCAGGTGAAGGACTCGAGGCTCAGATAACTTCCGTCATTATGTTCATCATTTATGCCTTATATAGCCTTCTAATGTCCTCCCTGCTCTATTTTTCTTTAGTTGGAGGGGACGGCCTTTGGAAAAAAGAAGAAGGGATGAATCCGTGGCCCCGTGCCAAAGAGCCTGGCTATGGAAAATATGTACTGGATAGCATCCGGGCTGGATACGTCTGGGCATTCGTGCTGCTAGGGGTGCAGACCCTTATGTTCATCGTATTATCATTTACCTTGCAGAACTGGTCCACTACTGACGCTACTCAATCTCCTTACAACATGAGATATGCTTGGCTGCTGCCCATCGTTGCATGGCTCGCTGGTTTATCCGAGGAAGCTATTTATCGTTTTTTCGGAATTCCTATGTTGAAAAAAGTATTCCGTAGCACGTTCATTGCTTGCCTGATCACCACGCTGGTCTGGGCGTTTGGCCATACGCTGTATCCGATCTACCCCATCAGTTCCCGTCCTATTGAGCTGACCGTGATCGGGCTGCTCTTTAGCTATATTTTCCTTCGTTACGGCTTTATTGCCGTCATGTTCAGTCACGTTGTGTTTGACAGCATTTTGATGGGCGCCACACTGATCTTTATGAAGGAAAGCGTGAATGTTGGGGCTGGTATCTTCGCGATTATCATGCCGTTCATAGTCGCCTACATCGTCTATCGGTTTAATCCTCCGCAAAAATCAGAACCTAAGCCGGTTGAACCTACATCTGTAATTTAA
- the uvrC gene encoding excinuclease ABC subunit UvrC yields the protein MDNIRNKLALLPDLPGCYLMKNEEGTIIYVGKAKVLKNRVRSYFTGSHNGKTQRLVANIADFEYIVTSSNMEALILECNLIKKHMPRYNVLLKDDKTFPYIKITNETHPRLEVTRRVIKDKAKYFGPYPNGYAAQQTKKLLDRMYPLRKCGVMPKEVCLYYHMGQCLAPCEKEVQKSEYEQITQDIAAFLSGGHDAVKKDLQQKMQEAAEELYFERAKELRDQIIHIDALMEKQKINTTDTKDRDVFGYAVDKGWMCVQILYMRQGKMIQRHSSVFPFYGEAYSDFMSYVTQYYSDNPALPQEILLPDVLDEEAVVDTEAKPAIVIAAPAEDDLQKGEDTPESPEEAEAREMAAAEASAAGVVDAAGGASILQEWLGTKVLVPQRGLKKQMVGMACQNATVAIDEKFRLIERDEVRTSGAAISLGESLGLERLSRIEAFDNSNIQGTNPVSAMVVFIDGKPARKEYRKYKVRTVVGADDYGTMREVIRRRYERVLKENLPIPDLIVVDGGKGQISSAIDILENELGLFIPVCGLVKDDKHKTAQLLVGDPPEPVALARDSQEFYLLQRIQDEVHRFAITFHREQRGKSMVTSKLDSIPGIGEKRRKALLKHFGSLKKIKEASIEDFKSLSIGEKLASQILEALKDEEPAT from the coding sequence TTGGACAATATCCGCAACAAACTGGCTCTATTACCCGACCTGCCCGGGTGCTATCTGATGAAGAATGAAGAAGGCACCATTATTTATGTGGGTAAGGCGAAGGTACTTAAGAATCGGGTTCGCTCTTATTTTACAGGCAGTCATAATGGTAAAACTCAGCGGCTTGTCGCTAACATTGCTGATTTCGAATATATCGTTACGTCCAGCAACATGGAAGCGCTCATTCTTGAGTGCAATCTGATTAAAAAGCATATGCCGCGTTATAACGTACTTTTGAAGGACGATAAGACATTTCCTTATATCAAAATAACGAATGAAACTCACCCGCGGCTTGAAGTTACACGTCGGGTGATTAAAGATAAAGCAAAATATTTCGGCCCTTATCCTAATGGTTATGCTGCACAGCAAACGAAAAAGCTTCTCGATCGTATGTATCCGCTCCGTAAATGTGGCGTAATGCCGAAGGAGGTCTGTCTTTACTATCACATGGGCCAATGCTTGGCGCCTTGTGAGAAGGAAGTGCAGAAATCCGAGTATGAGCAGATTACGCAAGATATTGCTGCTTTTCTGAGCGGAGGCCATGATGCGGTTAAGAAGGATCTACAGCAGAAGATGCAGGAAGCTGCTGAGGAATTATATTTTGAACGGGCGAAGGAACTCCGGGATCAAATTATCCATATTGATGCATTGATGGAGAAACAGAAGATTAACACCACTGATACTAAGGATCGTGACGTATTTGGTTATGCGGTAGACAAGGGATGGATGTGTGTACAGATTCTGTACATGAGACAAGGGAAGATGATTCAGCGTCACTCCTCTGTCTTTCCGTTCTATGGGGAAGCTTATAGTGACTTTATGTCTTATGTGACGCAGTATTATAGTGATAATCCCGCCTTGCCGCAGGAAATTCTTCTGCCCGATGTGCTTGACGAGGAAGCAGTGGTTGATACAGAAGCTAAACCGGCGATTGTCATTGCTGCTCCAGCCGAAGATGATCTGCAAAAGGGGGAAGATACCCCCGAATCGCCGGAAGAAGCTGAGGCCCGTGAGATGGCCGCTGCAGAAGCATCAGCAGCAGGTGTCGTTGATGCCGCTGGTGGCGCCTCTATTCTACAGGAGTGGCTCGGTACCAAAGTGCTAGTGCCACAGCGTGGCCTTAAGAAGCAGATGGTCGGTATGGCCTGCCAAAATGCAACAGTCGCAATCGACGAGAAGTTCCGGCTTATTGAACGAGATGAAGTACGTACCTCTGGTGCTGCGATTAGCTTAGGTGAGAGCTTGGGGCTCGAACGCTTAAGCCGGATCGAGGCATTCGATAACTCGAATATTCAAGGGACCAATCCGGTCTCTGCGATGGTTGTCTTCATTGATGGCAAGCCCGCACGAAAAGAGTATCGTAAATATAAGGTTCGTACGGTAGTGGGTGCGGATGATTATGGAACGATGCGCGAGGTCATCAGGCGGCGTTATGAACGAGTGCTGAAAGAGAACCTGCCGATACCAGATCTAATCGTAGTCGATGGTGGTAAAGGGCAGATATCCTCAGCTATTGATATTCTGGAGAACGAGCTGGGGTTATTCATTCCGGTCTGCGGCCTCGTTAAGGATGATAAGCATAAGACGGCTCAGCTTTTGGTTGGAGATCCGCCAGAACCAGTCGCTTTGGCGCGGGATAGTCAGGAATTTTATCTGTTGCAACGGATTCAGGATGAGGTGCATAGGTTCGCTATTACCTTCCACCGTGAACAGCGTGGGAAGTCCATGGTGACCTCTAAGCTGGATTCCATACCAGGTATAGGGGAGAAGCGTCGCAAGGCGCTGCTTAAGCATTTCGGATCGCTAAAGAAAATTAAAGAAGCCTCCATAGAGGATTTCAAATCACTTTCTATTGGCGAAAAGCTGGCTAGTCAAATCCTTGAGGCGCTCAAGGATGAAGAGCCAGCGACATAG
- the trxA gene encoding thioredoxin — translation MAIVNVSDQTFSNEVEGQGTVVVDFWAPWCGPCKMIAPILDELSAELGDSVKIAKLNVDENPETASRFGVMSIPTLIFFKDGQPVDKVVGLNSKESLKNIVAKHQ, via the coding sequence ATGGCTATCGTGAACGTGTCTGACCAAACCTTCAGTAACGAAGTGGAAGGTCAAGGTACTGTAGTAGTAGACTTCTGGGCTCCTTGGTGTGGTCCTTGTAAGATGATTGCTCCAATCTTGGACGAATTGTCCGCAGAACTGGGAGACAGCGTGAAGATTGCAAAATTGAATGTGGATGAGAATCCGGAAACGGCTTCCCGTTTTGGCGTGATGAGTATCCCAACCCTGATCTTCTTCAAAGATGGTCAACCGGTAGATAAAGTTGTGGGATTGAACTCCAAAGAATCCCTGAAAAATATCGTAGCTAAACATCAATAA
- a CDS encoding YqzM family protein, with translation MDVNAQVRDPREHINEEPRNDLGDLMNGFFGMTAFMTVVFFGMVIIKFISE, from the coding sequence ATGGATGTCAACGCGCAAGTACGGGACCCACGAGAACATATCAACGAAGAACCCCGCAATGATCTAGGCGATTTAATGAATGGATTTTTCGGAATGACTGCATTTATGACTGTTGTCTTTTTCGGCATGGTTATCATTAAGTTCATTTCGGAGTAA
- the dnaI gene encoding primosomal protein DnaI, whose product MESMGDVLRSINNPTLRQRQRDLEQGLFNHPLVKALQSEHPELDDSRLRLHMSRLYQYVEESRNCANCPGLEKCPNDFQGHYSKLTVETVNGSTDLYERKTACRLKVAQDNQDSIRKRIRSFYVDERVLNGGYDEIDIMGKDPRRVSAVNKIFDYITSVKEEGLTSRGIYLHGTFGTGKTFLMCYLLHELAVAGYTGVIVYMPDFIEDLKSIMMDGQKMKETVDTMKNCDLLIFDDIGAENLNPWARDHVLGAILNYRMNRKPTFYTSNYPLDGLEKHLSFTSKDGEEIYKGQRLMDRIAPFVDVIPLHGENQRGTIR is encoded by the coding sequence ATGGAGTCTATGGGCGATGTACTTCGTTCGATCAACAATCCAACTCTACGGCAGCGACAACGTGATCTTGAACAGGGGTTATTTAATCATCCGCTTGTGAAGGCATTACAGTCCGAACATCCTGAGCTGGACGATTCGCGACTGCGGCTTCATATGAGCCGCCTGTATCAATATGTAGAGGAAAGCCGCAACTGTGCGAACTGTCCGGGACTTGAGAAATGTCCAAATGATTTTCAGGGGCATTATAGTAAACTTACGGTAGAGACAGTGAATGGCTCAACGGATCTATATGAACGCAAGACCGCATGCCGCCTTAAAGTGGCACAGGATAATCAGGATAGTATCCGTAAACGTATCCGCAGCTTTTATGTGGACGAGCGTGTGCTTAATGGCGGTTATGATGAAATAGATATTATGGGTAAGGATCCACGCCGGGTTTCGGCGGTTAATAAAATATTTGATTATATCACGAGTGTTAAAGAAGAGGGTCTGACCTCGCGCGGGATTTATTTACATGGGACTTTTGGAACAGGCAAAACGTTTCTGATGTGTTACTTGCTTCATGAACTTGCTGTTGCCGGCTATACTGGAGTTATCGTATATATGCCAGATTTTATCGAGGATTTAAAATCGATCATGATGGACGGGCAGAAGATGAAGGAAACCGTGGATACGATGAAAAATTGCGATTTGCTTATTTTTGATGATATCGGTGCGGAGAACTTGAATCCTTGGGCGCGTGATCATGTGCTTGGTGCGATTCTGAATTATCGGATGAACCGTAAACCAACCTTCTATACCTCGAATTATCCACTCGATGGCTTGGAGAAACATCTTAGCTTTACAAGCAAGGATGGCGAGGAGATTTATAAAGGCCAACGTTTGATGGATCGTATTGCTCCTTTTGTGGATGTTATTCCACTGCATGGGGAGAATCAACGGGGGACGATTAGATAA
- a CDS encoding DnaD domain protein, translating to MRMSNLHHFTEHHRYCVSREFGLSVIDGRMLSSVYQPMVGAFAISFYRLLVEHVPADSIGYSGVEQQRRLFMTLGVEPNEKGRKYLIDQASRLEAVGLLQTCRIYVQETDDYLYEYELMPPLSPADFFATQHLTLLLRDKIGKFAVLSLREQFWNREPEEWSRRSIGKENISVPFYDIFQLNTHVIDYELEQALAEVATVRQPGIHESGEQAIGYSDIILRFPRESVNRAHVEKLRFDHTQMGVINYVAHKYELSPQDLCRLLDEDGVFSPEGEVILDALQYKASQHFRQDMKRQEKREIAAAKVVSIRSNTSEENDDSIAPPEQSVEMEYYVEVPPQFLSKCDIHQYNMMLRNEPYTRLLQTFFPGAVPSHLMDMFEKIDLNYKLSGEVINVLIHYLMTMVASGGEQRMNRNFVEAIASNMLVKQVNTYEKAVKYIRDQSKVKGKGATTNTAAGSRSRSYAKNTGRSAKPEIPIVLDDGSAGTVSEEEFAAMMKKAAEIKANKKKGVSQAP from the coding sequence ATGCGCATGAGTAACTTACATCATTTCACCGAACATCATCGGTACTGCGTTTCCCGCGAATTTGGTCTTAGTGTTATAGATGGACGTATGCTTAGCTCTGTGTATCAGCCTATGGTAGGAGCTTTTGCAATCAGTTTCTATCGCTTGCTGGTTGAACATGTGCCAGCAGATAGCATTGGCTATTCTGGAGTGGAGCAACAGCGCAGGTTATTTATGACGCTAGGCGTTGAACCAAATGAGAAAGGCCGCAAATATTTAATAGATCAGGCTTCCCGGTTAGAAGCGGTAGGTCTGCTACAGACCTGTCGAATCTATGTGCAGGAAACCGACGATTACTTATATGAATATGAGCTAATGCCGCCACTATCGCCAGCTGACTTTTTTGCAACTCAGCATTTGACGTTGCTGTTACGCGATAAAATTGGCAAATTTGCTGTGCTGTCCTTACGGGAACAATTCTGGAACCGAGAGCCAGAAGAGTGGAGTCGCAGATCCATAGGTAAAGAGAATATCTCCGTGCCTTTTTATGATATTTTTCAACTTAATACACATGTCATTGATTATGAGCTGGAGCAGGCACTTGCAGAAGTAGCCACTGTACGTCAGCCTGGCATACATGAATCAGGAGAACAGGCGATTGGATATAGTGACATTATTTTGCGTTTTCCACGGGAGTCCGTGAATCGGGCCCATGTAGAAAAACTGCGTTTTGACCATACTCAAATGGGTGTTATTAACTATGTAGCTCATAAGTATGAACTCAGTCCGCAGGATTTATGTCGTCTGCTGGATGAAGATGGCGTGTTCTCACCGGAAGGTGAGGTTATTCTGGATGCACTGCAATATAAAGCGAGCCAGCATTTCAGGCAGGATATGAAACGACAAGAAAAGCGTGAGATTGCTGCTGCTAAGGTTGTTTCCATCCGTTCCAATACCTCCGAAGAGAATGATGATTCTATAGCGCCACCGGAGCAATCAGTTGAGATGGAGTATTATGTAGAAGTACCACCACAATTTTTGTCCAAATGTGACATTCACCAATATAATATGATGCTGCGGAACGAACCTTATACGCGGCTGCTTCAAACCTTTTTCCCAGGTGCAGTACCCAGTCATTTGATGGATATGTTCGAGAAGATAGATTTGAACTATAAGCTAAGCGGTGAAGTAATCAACGTACTTATTCATTATTTAATGACTATGGTAGCCTCAGGTGGAGAACAACGAATGAACCGCAATTTTGTGGAGGCTATCGCTTCTAATATGCTGGTTAAACAGGTGAACACCTACGAGAAGGCTGTGAAATATATCAGAGATCAGTCCAAAGTGAAAGGCAAGGGAGCTACGACTAACACGGCGGCAGGATCCCGATCACGTTCATATGCCAAAAATACAGGCCGGTCCGCTAAACCGGAAATTCCGATTGTGCTGGATGATGGAAGTGCCGGAACGGTATCGGAAGAGGAATTCGCGGCGATGATGAAGAAAGCGGCAGAAATTAAAGCCAACAAGAAAAAAGGCGTTTCCCAAGCGCCGTAA
- a CDS encoding YuiB family protein → MGFIPVFILTVLFFVMMFGIGFILNMLMKTTWFPAYLFVLIILPVVVYSIWDRSAMSLWEHLSSFHFVDYLTGVAGLAGAILSGWTIQKLRFGGYKMF, encoded by the coding sequence ATGGGGTTTATTCCAGTGTTTATCCTAACCGTTTTATTCTTTGTGATGATGTTTGGTATTGGATTTATTCTTAACATGTTAATGAAGACAACCTGGTTTCCCGCTTATCTATTCGTACTTATTATTCTACCCGTCGTAGTCTATTCCATTTGGGATAGAAGCGCGATGTCGCTCTGGGAGCATCTCTCCAGTTTCCACTTTGTTGATTACTTAACTGGTGTCGCTGGTCTTGCAGGTGCTATATTGAGTGGATGGACCATTCAAAAACTGCGCTTTGGCGGTTACAAGATGTTTTAA
- the hemQ gene encoding hydrogen peroxide-dependent heme synthase: MNEAAMTLEGWYALHDFRSLNWTAWTAADDEERAVALEELHAFMQEWSTVEEAKEGSSAVYSIVGQKADFVMMFLRESLEDLNKLETAFNKIAFAQYTTKAYSYVSIVELSNYLAGGSDGSDPMQNPHVIARLKPVLPQAKHICFYPMNKKRELADNWYMLDMAKRKELMASHGLIGRGYAGKVKQIISGSVGFDDWEWGVTLFAEDPLQFKKLVYEMRFDEVSARYGEFGPFYVGNLLTEDSFEEMLKL, from the coding sequence ATGAACGAAGCCGCTATGACACTGGAAGGCTGGTATGCATTGCATGACTTCCGCTCACTGAACTGGACCGCTTGGACGGCAGCAGATGATGAAGAACGTGCCGTTGCTCTGGAAGAATTACATGCTTTCATGCAGGAATGGAGCACTGTTGAAGAAGCTAAGGAAGGCAGCTCCGCAGTATATTCCATCGTTGGCCAGAAGGCCGATTTCGTAATGATGTTCTTGCGCGAAAGCTTGGAGGATCTGAACAAGCTTGAGACAGCCTTTAACAAAATCGCTTTTGCTCAATATACAACTAAAGCCTATTCCTACGTAAGTATCGTTGAATTAAGCAATTACCTTGCGGGGGGCAGCGATGGTAGTGATCCTATGCAGAATCCACATGTTATCGCACGTCTAAAACCTGTTTTGCCGCAAGCGAAGCATATTTGCTTCTATCCAATGAACAAGAAACGCGAGCTCGCCGATAACTGGTATATGCTTGATATGGCTAAACGTAAGGAGCTGATGGCTTCTCACGGATTAATCGGACGAGGTTATGCTGGTAAGGTGAAACAGATTATCTCCGGCTCCGTAGGTTTCGATGATTGGGAATGGGGCGTAACCCTGTTCGCTGAAGATCCGCTGCAATTCAAGAAGTTGGTTTACGAAATGCGCTTTGACGAAGTCAGTGCCCGCTACGGCGAATTTGGACCTTTTTATGTCGGCAACCTGCTGACTGAGGATTCTTTTGAGGAAATGCTCAAATTGTAG